The Tenebrio molitor chromosome 5, icTenMoli1.1, whole genome shotgun sequence genome segment aaattaaactaCTTCCCTTGCTTGTCACATCTTTTGCTGACTGAATACAGAGAGAGCTATTAGATAATCTGATCTGGTACTGATCAACATAATTTCTCTTTCTAGAGTGCCAGGGctgaaatttgtcattttctagaGCTGACCATTTCTTTTTCAGGCGCTCTTCATTATCAGTAGGTAGAGTCAATTCTGGATAGACATTCTTCAAGTaccaatcaaaatcattacATTTTAGTTCCTTTCTCAATTGAATTCTTGATGAGACATCTCCAAAGTTTATGGATTTTGCGTCAGGGCGGTGATTTAAGAAATATTCCTTTAACATAAAATTAGTTTTAtttccttaaaaaattaaagatattACCTTGTAAGAGTCCATCCAAACAGTAGCTACTCGAAGAGAATTATGTAACATGGTGTCCTCACCATCAGGAGAGCCATATGGGCGCCTCTGTCTAAAGACATGGCCAACTCTACTGCAAGGAATTAATTCTAGTTTACCTCCACACATCCAGatctaaaatataatataatagcaacttccaatttttttttcaataaaaagtaCCCTAAATGagatttctaaattttctccCCCCCATATGTTCATCCCAGCATCATATTCACCCaagtgaataaaatattttctatttattgCAAATAATCCTCCTGCCATTGTTGGTGACTTTATAGGTTTAATGAAATCAGTTTTGTTAGATAAAGTACCTACAACAAACAATGTTTCATCAAGTAGGTAATTGATTTTGGTGACACTAGTATGGAGATGAGCCTGATAAGATTAGAGTAAAGCTACTACATTGTTtgcaatttataaaaaaaatgtggtcaCCACGAAAAAGTGTCAGAAAGTCAGGTCAGTAAATACCTTTAGGCAAATTTTCCCACTTGAAATGCAACCCCCAATTAAAGCCACCCCTCACTAGAGGACTTGCAGTGTAAGCAAATGTGTCAGCattaataatgtcaataaCTGGCATTGCCACATTGGTGTAGTTATCTTTAATTCTTTCCAATAATGGTTCAATCCAACCAACATTTACTTCACAATGACTGTCTAGAAATATTATGACCttcaaaagaaacaaaatttttgacacaGATCATTAGTCACTACTCACATCTCCCTTGCTTCTTCTAGATCCAAACAACCTTGCTCTAATTAAACCTTCCCGTCTTTCagtttttaacaatttaacccttttatcaaaatttgtaTCAATATATTGCAAAATATCTTcatgtaaattatttaagtcACTGTAATCATCTACTAACAAGATTTCTTTTAATATAGTTGCTGGAGTCCTGTCAATAATTGAATGAACTGTTCTTAACAATGTGTGAAAATGTTcattgtaaaaacaaataataatggaaGCTGTTGGTAATTCAGAATATGTAATATTCTTACACCTGAAACATTCCAATCAATttaacaatttacaaattttcatttcattacaGTTGATTTCTTGTGTCTGGAATTTCACGATGATAACTAAGTCTGTCACTTATCAAAACATTGTATGCATGCTTTTTATAACCctctttcttcttctgttgatCTTCAACTGTTTTTATCAACCCAAGCTCATTTAATTCTAAACataattaaatcaccttctgtACTACTTTTCTTCAATAAACTTACCACTTATGTTACTAAGACTGTTAGAGTAGCTTTTATAGGTaggttgtaattttttaatcaacttAGAACTGTGTGTTACATATCTTGTGTAATTTCTCCTGAGTTTGTAACTCCTTAAAGGTTTGATGTCAGGATCTATAATACTGTTTGAAGGGTGAACACCTTTTGAGTATAGTTTGGAAGGCCTTAGAGTCACTTGAGATTCATTGCTTGTTAGTTTTATG includes the following:
- the LOC138131806 gene encoding polypeptide N-acetylgalactosaminyltransferase 35A-like, producing MVSINRSFLYGICFASITWIISLCLYIKLTSNESQVTLRPSKLYSKGVHPSNSIIDPDIKPLRSYKLRRNYTRYVTHSSKLIKKLQPTYKSYSNSLSNISELNELGLIKTVEDQQKKKEGYKKHAYNVLISDRLSYHREIPDTRNQLCKNITYSELPTASIIICFYNEHFHTLLRTVHSIIDRTPATILKEILLVDDYSDLNNLHEDILQYIDTNFDKRVKLLKTERREGLIRARLFGSRRSKGDVIIFLDSHCEVNVGWIEPLLERIKDNYTNVAMPVIDIINADTFAYTASPLVRGGFNWGLHFKWENLPKGTLSNKTDFIKPIKSPTMAGGLFAINRKYFIHLGEYDAGMNIWGGENLEISFRIWMCGGKLELIPCSRVGHVFRQRRPYGSPDGEDTMLHNSLRVATVWMDSYKEYFLNHRPDAKSINFGDVSSRIQLRKELKCNDFDWYLKNVYPELTLPTDNEERLKKKWSALENDKFQPWHSRKRNYVDQYQIRLSNSSLCIQSAKDVTSKGSSLILKSCIRTKNQMWYETDKSELVLGQLLCLQVNNPHPMLYKCHEMGADQEWKHQGQNKTAIYNIAAGTCLGAKVKEVGGFVTMKLCTNSSLIAWDLVR